GTTGACGCCATCGACCTTGAGATTGAAGCGGATGAGCAGGTCATTGCCATCCGCTTGCACGGAGGGCTGACTGAAGGAAACCTTATTGCTAAGGGTGTGAACGTTCTTCAGGATGGTGGCGCCATCGTTACCGGGCGCACCGGGTGCACCGGGCAGCCCATCTTGACCATCACGGCCATCTTGTCCCGGAAGACCAGGAGCACCAGGGCTGCCATCGTCACCACTACAGCCACCCAGCATCAAGCCTGCGGACATGAGACCGATCACCAGCAGCCTCAATAAGGACTTTTTACCTCTCATCGAACTCTCCTCTTCTGGGATGTTTCGTGTTTGCCGGGAGACAAGGTCCCCATCCAAGTCAACCCGGCGGCAAAGTGAGCATCCAGCCGACCCATTCGTCTGGAGCGCCATCAATGGTACAAAGGATGAAGCATGCTTATGATTAATGAAAAACCATGAGGCGCGGAATCATGAGCTGTTCCCAAAAATACAGCCTTCAGCTCGCCTTGTCAACCCACAGTGTATTTTTTTAATATCGATATTTTCTTGAAATTATAGACATTTCCATATGTTGATATGGCGTCGGCGAACCAGGCGATGGAGAAGTCGGGGCGACGGGAAGCAAGGAGTGGTCGGAAAAGCCCGGGGTGGTTTTTACGCGGTTCGATGGTAAAATCAAAACATTTTCCATGCTTGCCTCCGAGAGCTCGACAGGTGGCGACTGTGCAAAAGCACACTTCGGGAAAGCACTGATCTTCACGATAATAGCAGGCGCTCCGGAAATGCAACCCCCCCCCTTGTCTTTTTCCTAGAAAGGAGGTCGTGAAATGACCCTGGAGGAACTCGCGAATTTCGATGGCCGCGATGGGCGCAAGCCCTACGTGGCCGTCGGCGGAAAGGTCTATGATGTCAGCACCAGCCCCCTATGGGAGCAAGGCGATCACCAGGGTTTGCATCAGGCGGGGGCTGATTTGACCGCGGAATTGGCCACGGCGCCCCATGTGCGGGCGGTGGTGGAACGCTTTCCCGTGGTGGGAACCATCGAGGAACCCGATCCGCCCAAGAAAAAAGGGTTGTTTGGATTTTTGAAGAAGTAGAGGTTCGGCCCTCCCCCCGGCCCCCTCCCATGACGGGTGGGGGCCGGGGGTAATTTTACGACAAAGGATCGCCTCTCATGCACACGACAATCGACGGAATTCGCATCGCCTACATCGACGAAGGATCCGGCCCGGCGGTGATTTTGCTGCATGGCTTTCCCTTGTGTCGCGCCATGTGGCAGCCGCAAGTGGAAGCGTTGACGGGGGCCGGCTTTCGCGTGATCGCGCCGGATCTGCGCGGGTTCGGCGAGAGCGACGCGCCGGCTGAGGGCTATTCCATGGACCGCTTCGCCGACGATGTGGCCGAGCTGATGACAAAATTGGGCATCGGGCGGGCGGTGGTGGGCGGCATGTCCATGGGCGGCTACATCTTGCTCAACCTGCTCGATCGCCACCCGGAAAAGATCGCGGGCGCCGCCTTTCTGCTGACGCGCTGCGGCGCCGACGACGCGGCCGGCAAGGCGCGGCGCAAGGATTTGGCCGAAGCCGTTCGCGCGGGACGCCGCGGGACCGTGGAAAACGCGTTTACTGACATGCTGTTCGCCCCCCGGACGGCCCAGGCCCGGCCGGAACTGGTGGAAGAGGTCAGAAGCTGGATGCGCGCGGCCTCCGACAACGGCATGGCGGGGGCGTTGCTGGCCATGGGCGAGCGCCCCGACTACTGCGGACGGCTTGGTGAATTCCACACGCCGGCCCTGGTCATGGGCGCCGACGCCGACCGCATCGTTCCGCCCGAAACCATCGGCCCCTTTGCCGCCGCCCTGCCCCTGTCGAGCAGTTGCATCATCCCCGAGGCGGGCCACATGGCCAACCGGGAAGCGCCCCAGGCCTTCAACGCCTGCCTGCTCAAGTTCGTGCGGCTGTGCAGTCAGCCCCTTGAGGTACGCGGGGAAGATCGCGGCGGTGTCTGATTTTTGAGCAGGGGGGCGGTGAAAAGCACGTCAAAAACGTGTCTCGGGGACGCGGATCCAATCTGATCAGGGCGGATCAGGGCGGATTTTCGGGCGGGGCGGGACCGGCATTCGCCTGGGGCAAAATTCGGCACACTCATTGCTTAAACACAGAACAAGGCGATTCACGCCTTACTCACTTTTCTTGGGGAGTTCCGCCGGCCGCGGGGCTCCCTCTTTTTTTGCCTGCGACGCGATGCCTCAGAAACCTTGCAGGAGGAAGTCGATGGCTGCGACGATTTCTTGGCGTCGTGCCTGAAGATTGCCGATGGGGGTTTGCAGTAGACGCGCAGGGACGGCGGCCATGAACTGGGTGGTCATGACCAGACACTCCCCGGCGATGTCAAAGACGGGGTTGAGATGCCGCGCGGGTTGCGGGGCGCGCGACAGGGGCAGCAAAGGCACAACCAGCCTGGTGTTCAGGTGGCCAAGGAGGTCGGCCTGCACATCAAGAAGAAAGCCTTCACCCTCGCTGTTTGGATAGACATCGAAACGCGGCATCAAAATCTCCGGTATTTCCCCAGAGGCAAGCCGTGCTCCTCGACGTAAGCATTGGAGCTTTCCATCGCGGCCTTGTTTTCCTCCAGCCACACTTCGGCGCGCCGCGCTGCAATGGCGCGGGTCAAGCCCTCCTCGGCCGCGCGTGAGACATTGACCTTGAGATCTCGGGCTTCGGCCAAGATTTCGGCGCTGATCGACACATTGGTGGCGCGGCGTTGGGCGCGCGACGAATGCTCAAGAGTACCCATGATTTGCCTCCATAATTTATGCACAAAAACATACACAAATTATATTCACAAGTCAATTTCCCGACCGGTTTTGGCTGGCGGAGGGCTGCGCCCCTCGCGACGGTACCCGCAGTCAACCGGCATGGATTGCGCAGCATCAGGGAGGTATCGCCGAGCCAGACAATCCATCACTTGCCGCGACAGACTTGCTTTTGGTATGCTATCGAGTCTTAAATCAAGTCCAGCAATCGCACATTAAGAAGAGCAGCAGGGAGTCGTTATGAATTCCATTCCAGCTCAAGAGATCAAAAGACGTGGCTTGAAAGCCGTGGACGACCTTCTGGAAAAGGGAGATGTCCACGTGATCCGCAACAATCGTCCGGAGTATGTTGTGCTGACCGAAGCGCGCTATCAGGAATTGGTGGCGGAGGCGCACGAAGCTTATCTGGCGCGAGTGCGGACGTCCCTTGAGGACGTCAAGGAAGGCAGAGTTCAAAAATTTGCCACGGCCGATGCTCTGCTGCGCGCTCTCGACGCGGAGGAGTGAGGGTGTACACGATTGTGACGCCGGAGCAATTCCTTCGCCAGGCCCGCAAATTTTTTCGGAAACACCCCGAATTGAAATCTCGATTTATCGGGGTCGTCGAAGCTCTGCAAACCGACCCGTTTCAAGCGCCTCTTGCGCTGCATCCGCTGACGGGGAAGCTCGCCGGGCTCCATGCCGTGCGCTTGACGTACAGTTATCGGATCACTCTGACTTTGCTGGTTTCGGACCGAGAAATCATCCTGATCGACATCGGCAGTCATGACGAGGTCTATCGAGCCTAGAGCAATATTTTTCATCCGTGCTTTTTTGGCGGTCTGAATTTCAGCTTACGAACCCAAGGATCTTACTATGCCGCGCATGGTCGAAAAAATTTTTGAAGGCCGCATTGTTTCTCTAAATCTGGAAGAGCACGAGTTGCCCGACGGGCGGCGCGCGGTGTTCGAGATGGTGCGCCACCCCGGCGGCGCGGCGATTCTGCCGCTGCTCGATGATGGACGGGTGCTGCTCATTCGCCAGTTTCGCCCGGCCGGAGGCGGCATGGTGTGGGAAATTCCCGCCGGGCGGCTGGAACCCGGTGAAAGCCCGGAGGACTGCGTGCGCCGCGAGATTCAGGAAGAGCTCGGCTATCGCGCCGGACAGGTCGATCAGCTTGGTGAAATGCTCACCGCCGTCGGATTTTGCGACGAGATCGTGCATCTGTACCTGGGCCGGGCACTGGAGCCCGTGGAGCGCGCCCTGGAGCCCGATGAATACATCGAGGTGGTGCCCATGCCTTACGCCGAAGCGCTGAGTCTGGTGACGCAGGGCGAGATTCCCGACGGCAAGACCCAGTTGGCCCTGCTGCTGGCCCAACAGAAAGGCTGGGTGAAGGCGCCATGACTCCCATCCCCGATACTTACGCCTCGCCCCTGCACCTGCCCTTCAACAGCACCTGTCTCGGCGATTTCACGCCCGCCGGTGCGCACGGCGATCCCGGCGGCGAGGGCTTGTGGCTCGCCCTGCGCGGCACCGAGCTGCTGCTGCGCGAAAGTGAAGGCGGCCTGAGCCTGCCCGATCGCGCCCATCCCATTCTCGACGTCTCGGCGGCCGTGTTTCTGGGGTGCTGGCGCAATCAGGTGCTGCGCGCCGTGCACCTCCCGCGCGACTTTGCCCCGCCCGAGGGCTTTCTCCTGGAAAACCTCCTCGCCAACCAGCCGCGCATGGACATCTGTCAGCTGAGTCTCGGCGGTCTGGCCGCCCAGGCCCTGCACTGGGAGGCGAACAGCCGCTTTTGTTCGCGCTGCGGCGCCCAGACCCAGCCTCAGCCCGGCGAGTGGGGCAAGAAATGCGTAAGCTGCGGTTACGTGCACTATCCCCACATCCATCCCTGCGTGATCGTCATCGTGCGCCGTCCGGGCGAGGTGCTGCTGATCCGCAAGGCCATCTGGCCGCAGGGACGCTACAGCCTGGTGGCGGGCTTTCTCGATTTCGGCGAGTGCCTGGAAGAAGCCGTGGCGCGCGAGGTGGAGGAGGAAACCGGCGTGCGGGTCACCAACATCCGTTACATCGGCAGCCAGGGCTGGCCCTTTCCCAGCCAGCTCATGGCCGGTTTTGTCGCCGACTACGTCGAGGGCGAGGTGCGGGTGCAAGAATCGGAACTTGAGGATGCCTGCTGGTTTCCCGTCGACGCCCTGCCCACCCTGCCACCCAAGCGCAGCATTGCCAGGTATTTGATCGATCATTACGCCGGATAAAAAAATCCCCCGAGTGGGGAGCCCGGGGGTCGCAATGGTGATATCTGCTGCTTTAGGGATTGCCGTTTGGAGG
This is a stretch of genomic DNA from Geoalkalibacter sp.. It encodes these proteins:
- a CDS encoding prevent-host-death protein, which encodes MNSIPAQEIKRRGLKAVDDLLEKGDVHVIRNNRPEYVVLTEARYQELVAEAHEAYLARVRTSLEDVKEGRVQKFATADALLRALDAEE
- a CDS encoding type II toxin-antitoxin system CcdA family antitoxin, encoding MGTLEHSSRAQRRATNVSISAEILAEARDLKVNVSRAAEEGLTRAIAARRAEVWLEENKAAMESSNAYVEEHGLPLGKYRRF
- a CDS encoding type II toxin-antitoxin system RelE/ParE family toxin; the encoded protein is MYTIVTPEQFLRQARKFFRKHPELKSRFIGVVEALQTDPFQAPLALHPLTGKLAGLHAVRLTYSYRITLTLLVSDREIILIDIGSHDEVYRA
- a CDS encoding CcdB family protein; this encodes MPRFDVYPNSEGEGFLLDVQADLLGHLNTRLVVPLLPLSRAPQPARHLNPVFDIAGECLVMTTQFMAAVPARLLQTPIGNLQARRQEIVAAIDFLLQGF
- the nudC gene encoding NAD(+) diphosphatase, which encodes MTPIPDTYASPLHLPFNSTCLGDFTPAGAHGDPGGEGLWLALRGTELLLRESEGGLSLPDRAHPILDVSAAVFLGCWRNQVLRAVHLPRDFAPPEGFLLENLLANQPRMDICQLSLGGLAAQALHWEANSRFCSRCGAQTQPQPGEWGKKCVSCGYVHYPHIHPCVIVIVRRPGEVLLIRKAIWPQGRYSLVAGFLDFGECLEEAVAREVEEETGVRVTNIRYIGSQGWPFPSQLMAGFVADYVEGEVRVQESELEDACWFPVDALPTLPPKRSIARYLIDHYAG
- a CDS encoding cytochrome b5 domain-containing protein, whose protein sequence is MTLEELANFDGRDGRKPYVAVGGKVYDVSTSPLWEQGDHQGLHQAGADLTAELATAPHVRAVVERFPVVGTIEEPDPPKKKGLFGFLKK
- a CDS encoding alpha/beta fold hydrolase; protein product: MHTTIDGIRIAYIDEGSGPAVILLHGFPLCRAMWQPQVEALTGAGFRVIAPDLRGFGESDAPAEGYSMDRFADDVAELMTKLGIGRAVVGGMSMGGYILLNLLDRHPEKIAGAAFLLTRCGADDAAGKARRKDLAEAVRAGRRGTVENAFTDMLFAPRTAQARPELVEEVRSWMRAASDNGMAGALLAMGERPDYCGRLGEFHTPALVMGADADRIVPPETIGPFAAALPLSSSCIIPEAGHMANREAPQAFNACLLKFVRLCSQPLEVRGEDRGGV
- a CDS encoding NUDIX hydrolase, with product MPRMVEKIFEGRIVSLNLEEHELPDGRRAVFEMVRHPGGAAILPLLDDGRVLLIRQFRPAGGGMVWEIPAGRLEPGESPEDCVRREIQEELGYRAGQVDQLGEMLTAVGFCDEIVHLYLGRALEPVERALEPDEYIEVVPMPYAEALSLVTQGEIPDGKTQLALLLAQQKGWVKAP